The following proteins come from a genomic window of Pseudomonas sp. WJP1:
- a CDS encoding metal ABC transporter substrate-binding protein — translation MSFSLRQLTLALALCGLATTTFGADGGKPLRVLASLPITYGLGEVLLKGTDVSLERAAPANLPGSRQTAYFTGRGAPALAKLANGADAVIGVRSLWPDDPLYPISRRSNIRIIEVDAARPVDGALPGIAVQPGSKVDGLNSQPWLASNNMGRMADVMAADLVRLAPTAKPAIEANLAALKQRLLKLSADSEARLAAADNLSVVSLSDHFGYLIGGLNLELVGQDARPDAEWTPEALKTLAVTLKENDVAVVLHHRQPSDAVKAVIAEAGSRLVVLSVDAADPVAELEGDVDLLIKGLSSGA, via the coding sequence ATGTCATTTTCTCTGCGACAACTGACCCTGGCCCTCGCCCTGTGCGGGCTGGCCACTACAACCTTCGGCGCTGACGGCGGCAAACCGCTGCGGGTGCTGGCTTCACTGCCAATCACCTACGGCCTGGGCGAAGTGCTGCTCAAAGGCACCGATGTCAGCCTTGAGCGCGCGGCGCCAGCCAACCTGCCCGGCAGCCGCCAGACTGCCTACTTCACCGGCCGTGGCGCACCGGCGCTGGCCAAGCTGGCGAACGGCGCCGATGCGGTGATCGGCGTGCGCTCGCTGTGGCCGGACGATCCGCTGTACCCGATCTCCCGGCGCAGCAACATCCGCATCATCGAAGTCGACGCCGCCCGTCCGGTGGATGGCGCCCTGCCCGGCATCGCGGTGCAGCCGGGGAGCAAGGTCGATGGCTTGAACAGCCAGCCCTGGCTGGCCAGCAACAACATGGGACGCATGGCCGACGTGATGGCCGCGGACCTGGTACGCCTGGCCCCCACGGCCAAGCCTGCGATCGAGGCGAACTTGGCGGCACTGAAACAGCGCTTGCTCAAACTCAGCGCCGACAGCGAAGCGCGCCTGGCCGCTGCGGACAACCTCAGCGTGGTGAGCCTTAGCGATCACTTTGGCTACCTGATCGGCGGGCTCAATCTGGAGTTGGTTGGGCAGGATGCGCGGCCGGATGCCGAATGGACGCCGGAGGCGTTGAAGACATTGGCGGTGACACTCAAGGAAAATGACGTGGCGGTGGTGTTGCACCATCGGCAGCCCTCAGACGCGGTGAAAGCGGTGATTGCCGAGGCCGGGAGTCGGTTGGTGGTGCTGAGTGTCGATGCCGCCGATCCGGTGGCCGAGCTGGAAGGGGATGTGGATCTTTTGATCAAGGGGTTGAGCTCTGGCGCGTAG
- a CDS encoding MbtH family protein has translation MTSVFDREDILFQVVVNHEEQYSIWPDYKAVPEGWRTVGKSGLKKECLAYIEETWTDMRPLSLRQKMDEQAAVAH, from the coding sequence ATGACGTCAGTATTCGACCGCGAGGACATCCTCTTTCAGGTCGTGGTCAATCACGAAGAGCAATACTCGATCTGGCCCGACTACAAAGCCGTGCCCGAGGGCTGGCGTACCGTGGGCAAAAGCGGGCTGAAAAAGGAATGCCTGGCCTATATCGAAGAGACCTGGACCGATATGCGTCCGCTGAGTCTGCGCCAGAAGATGGACGAGCAGGCGGCTGTGGCGCACTGA
- a CDS encoding aspartate aminotransferase family protein, whose amino-acid sequence MSVATRLVQDQSARITPVPAETLYQFNESPLLARQSQQESNARSYPRRIPLALKRAKGLYVEDVEGRTFIDCLAGAGTLALGHNHPVVIEAIQRVLSDELPLHTLDLTTPVKDQFVQDLFGLLPTALAAQAKIQFCGPTGTDAVEAALKLVRTATGRSTVLSFQGGYHGMSQGALSLMGSLGPKKPLGALLSNGVQFMPYPYDYRCPFGLGGAQGVKANLNYLENLLNDPEAGVQLPAAVIVEVVQGEGGVIPADLDWLRGLRRITEKAGVALIVDEIQSGFARTGKMFAFEHAGIIPDVVVMSKAIGGSLPLAVVVYRDWLDTWLPGAHAGTFRGNQMAMAAGSAVMRYLVEHKVCEHAAAMGERLGEHLRILQRDYPQLGDIRGRGLMLGVELVDPAGVPDALGHPPAFVQLAPLVQRECLKRGLILELGGRQGAVVRFLPPLVITTAEIDRVAEIFGRALAAATASL is encoded by the coding sequence ATGTCAGTCGCTACCAGGCTTGTGCAAGACCAGTCGGCCCGGATCACTCCGGTGCCGGCCGAGACGCTTTATCAGTTCAACGAATCGCCGTTGCTGGCGCGTCAAAGCCAGCAGGAGTCCAACGCCCGCAGTTACCCGCGGCGAATTCCCCTGGCACTCAAGCGCGCCAAGGGCCTGTATGTCGAAGACGTCGAAGGCCGCACGTTCATCGATTGCCTGGCCGGCGCCGGCACACTCGCCCTGGGGCACAACCACCCGGTGGTGATCGAAGCGATCCAGCGCGTGCTGAGCGACGAACTGCCGCTGCACACCCTGGACCTGACCACGCCGGTCAAGGATCAGTTCGTCCAGGACCTGTTTGGCTTGTTACCGACAGCCTTGGCTGCGCAAGCGAAGATCCAGTTTTGCGGGCCCACCGGCACCGATGCGGTGGAAGCCGCGCTGAAATTGGTGCGTACGGCCACCGGCCGCAGCACCGTGCTGTCGTTCCAGGGTGGCTACCACGGCATGAGCCAGGGTGCGCTGAGTTTGATGGGCAGCCTGGGGCCGAAAAAGCCTTTGGGCGCCTTGCTCAGCAACGGCGTGCAGTTCATGCCGTACCCTTACGATTACCGTTGCCCGTTCGGCCTGGGTGGTGCGCAGGGGGTGAAGGCCAACCTCAACTACCTGGAAAACCTGTTGAACGACCCCGAGGCCGGCGTGCAACTGCCGGCGGCCGTGATCGTTGAAGTGGTGCAGGGAGAGGGCGGGGTGATCCCGGCCGATCTCGACTGGTTGCGCGGCTTGCGCCGGATCACCGAAAAAGCCGGCGTGGCATTGATCGTCGACGAAATTCAGAGCGGCTTTGCCCGCACCGGCAAGATGTTCGCCTTCGAGCACGCCGGGATCATTCCGGACGTGGTGGTGATGTCCAAGGCCATCGGCGGCAGCCTGCCATTGGCCGTGGTGGTCTATCGCGACTGGCTCGACACTTGGCTGCCGGGCGCCCATGCCGGGACTTTTCGCGGCAATCAGATGGCGATGGCCGCCGGGTCTGCCGTGATGCGTTACCTGGTCGAACACAAGGTTTGCGAGCATGCCGCCGCCATGGGCGAACGCCTGGGCGAGCACCTGCGCATCCTGCAGCGCGATTACCCGCAGCTGGGTGATATTCGTGGTCGAGGCCTGATGCTCGGTGTGGAACTGGTCGATCCGGCCGGCGTGCCGGATGCCCTGGGTCATCCGCCGGCGTTTGTGCAGCTGGCGCCGCTGGTGCAGCGCGAATGCCTCAAGCGCGGCTTGATCCTTGAACTGGGCGGCCGCCAGGGTGCCGTGGTGCGCTTCCTGCCACCGCTGGTAATCACCACCGCGGAAATCGACCGGGTGGCCGAGATTTTCGGCAGGGCCTTGGCCGCTGCCACCGCCAGCCTCTAA
- a CDS encoding GNAT family N-acetyltransferase yields MEASVHTCKATPADAGIISRIIERSIRVGCVQDHRNNLRTVANWTHNKTTDHILPWFTDRRLYLNIGLLQDKPVGVAMAASSGKVAFCYVLPEWFRRGVGQALVRDLEGWLIEQGLRHSRLNSTRTGEAFYRRLGYQAYAQAFAVAGLYAIPMHKALPEV; encoded by the coding sequence ATGGAAGCATCCGTACACACCTGCAAGGCAACCCCGGCCGACGCCGGCATCATCAGTCGCATCATCGAGCGCTCCATCCGGGTCGGTTGCGTGCAAGACCACCGCAACAACCTGCGAACCGTGGCCAACTGGACCCACAACAAGACCACCGATCACATTCTTCCCTGGTTCACCGACCGGCGGTTGTACTTGAACATCGGATTGTTGCAAGACAAACCAGTGGGTGTCGCCATGGCCGCCAGCAGCGGCAAGGTGGCGTTCTGTTACGTACTGCCGGAATGGTTTCGTCGCGGGGTCGGGCAAGCACTGGTGCGTGATCTTGAAGGCTGGTTGATCGAACAGGGGCTGCGCCATTCACGACTCAACAGCACCCGCACCGGCGAAGCCTTTTACCGGCGCCTGGGTTATCAGGCGTATGCCCAGGCGTTCGCGGTAGCGGGCCTGTATGCCATCCCCATGCACAAAGCGTTGCCTGAGGTCTAA
- a CDS encoding ATP-binding protein — MMSLRLRLSLTLGGAFALIWALAAAWMLSDLRNQMMFSLDQRLVASARMVAGLMEQLPPLPSKGEGTHFSAEQLNIPGGMACQVSSLRGEILARSHSDPGQTLEAEKMGFHDQIIDGAPWRSFTLARGDLRITTADRQIEREALNMSILLAASVPVGVALLGCLCLLWLGIGQGLAPLNRMRDALMRRSPDSLEPLQVQPLPSELQPLLDTQNQLFQRIGKTIERERRLTGDAAHELRSPLTAIKTHLQVARMTEGAARDQSLARAEEGADRLHRTLEQLLLLARVEGSLSFDDGVQCSAEQVAKLAIQDTAGGDRQRIRLQLPTRVSHAPVKMPSVLSIAALRNLLDNALRHTPGDGPVELSLQTTGNRVQFVVRDHGPGIADDDLQHLTQRFWRNGQSNGCGLGLAIVQAIVQRCGCTLRFDSRPDGLRVELTMPLQPV; from the coding sequence GTGATGAGCCTGCGTTTGCGCCTGAGCCTGACGCTCGGTGGCGCTTTTGCCCTGATCTGGGCGCTGGCCGCAGCCTGGATGCTCAGCGACCTGCGCAACCAGATGATGTTTTCCCTCGACCAGCGCCTGGTGGCCTCGGCGCGCATGGTCGCCGGGCTCATGGAGCAATTGCCGCCGTTGCCGAGCAAGGGCGAGGGCACCCATTTCAGTGCCGAGCAACTGAACATTCCCGGCGGCATGGCGTGCCAGGTCAGTTCGTTGCGCGGTGAAATCCTCGCCCGCAGCCACAGTGATCCGGGGCAAACCCTGGAAGCCGAGAAAATGGGCTTCCACGACCAGATCATCGACGGCGCGCCGTGGCGCAGTTTCACCCTGGCCCGTGGCGACCTGCGGATCACCACTGCTGACCGGCAGATCGAACGCGAGGCGCTGAACATGTCGATCCTGCTGGCCGCATCGGTACCGGTGGGCGTGGCGCTGCTCGGTTGCCTGTGTCTGCTCTGGCTCGGCATCGGCCAGGGCCTGGCGCCGCTCAACCGCATGCGCGACGCCTTGATGCGTCGCAGCCCCGACTCGCTCGAACCGTTGCAGGTCCAGCCGTTGCCCAGCGAGCTGCAACCCCTGCTCGACACGCAGAACCAGTTGTTCCAGCGCATCGGCAAGACCATCGAACGCGAACGTCGGCTGACCGGTGACGCGGCCCATGAATTGCGCAGCCCGCTGACCGCGATCAAGACTCACCTGCAGGTGGCACGCATGACCGAAGGCGCGGCCCGGGATCAATCCCTGGCCCGGGCCGAAGAGGGCGCCGACCGCTTGCATCGCACCCTCGAGCAACTGCTGTTGCTGGCGCGGGTCGAGGGCAGCCTGTCGTTTGACGATGGCGTGCAGTGCAGCGCCGAGCAGGTGGCGAAACTGGCGATCCAGGACACGGCCGGTGGTGATCGCCAGCGCATCAGGCTCCAGCTGCCGACCAGGGTTTCCCACGCCCCGGTGAAAATGCCCTCGGTGCTGTCGATTGCCGCACTGCGCAACCTCCTGGACAACGCCTTGCGCCATACACCCGGCGATGGGCCGGTGGAGTTGAGCCTGCAAACCACCGGTAACCGCGTGCAGTTCGTGGTGCGCGACCACGGCCCGGGCATTGCCGATGACGACCTGCAACACCTGACCCAACGCTTCTGGCGTAACGGCCAGAGCAACGGCTGCGGCCTCGGCCTGGCGATTGTCCAGGCGATCGTGCAGCGGTGTGGTTGTACCCTGCGTTTCGACAGTCGGCCGGATGGCTTGCGGGTGGAGCTGACGATGCCGTTGCAACCGGTGTAA
- a CDS encoding response regulator: protein MHVLVCEDDELIASGIVAGLTAQGLTVEHVATASAARAMLKVAEFDVMVLDLGLPDEDGLKLLQQLRHHGLEIPVLILTARDSVTDRVDGLQAGADDYLLKPFDLRELAARLHTLLRRVAGRSVNLIEHGALTYDPSSRETTLGGQPVDLSRREQSLLQALLHNRGRVLSTEQLKDSVYGFNDELESNALNVHIHHLRRKLGNGIVETVRGLGYRLGPADGAEELKK from the coding sequence ATGCACGTACTGGTTTGCGAAGACGATGAGTTGATTGCCAGCGGCATCGTTGCCGGCCTGACAGCCCAGGGCCTGACCGTGGAGCACGTTGCCACTGCGTCGGCGGCGCGGGCGATGCTCAAGGTGGCCGAATTCGACGTCATGGTGCTCGACCTCGGTTTGCCGGATGAAGATGGGCTGAAGTTGTTGCAGCAGTTGCGCCATCATGGCCTGGAGATTCCGGTGCTGATCCTCACCGCCCGGGATTCGGTGACTGACCGTGTCGACGGCCTGCAAGCGGGCGCTGATGATTACCTGCTCAAGCCATTCGACCTGCGCGAACTCGCTGCGCGTCTGCACACGTTATTGCGGCGGGTGGCGGGGCGCAGCGTCAACCTGATCGAGCACGGTGCCCTGACTTACGACCCGAGCAGCCGCGAAACCACGCTTGGCGGCCAGCCGGTGGACCTGTCGCGCCGCGAGCAATCGCTGTTGCAGGCGCTGCTGCATAACCGTGGCCGGGTGCTGTCGACCGAGCAGTTGAAAGACAGCGTCTATGGATTCAACGATGAACTGGAAAGCAACGCCCTGAACGTCCATATCCATCACCTGCGGCGCAAGCTCGGCAACGGCATTGTCGAAACAGTGCGCGGCTTGGGTTATCGCCTGGGACCGGCTGATGGCGCAGAGGAACTGAAAAAGTGA
- the dsbD gene encoding protein-disulfide reductase DsbD: MRQLFLLVALLFSGLTQAGSNPFETKPDFLPVDKAFVFTSERLESGETQLFWQIADGYYLYQKRLKFDGLPVDQHPALPEGESHSDEFFGEQQVYRQGLELKIPAGATGQIKVGFQGCADAGLCYPPQTQVVDLGGKSLAGAAGEAPDQALASNLQQRALGWSLLVFFGLGLLLAFTPCSLPMLPILAGLIVGSGATPRRGVALASSYVVSMALVYAAMGVLAASLGANLQAWLQNPWLLGSFAAIFVLLALPMFGFFELQLPIAVRDRLENVSRNQRGGSLVGAGALGALSGLLVGPCMTAPLAGALLYIAQSGNALHGGLILFAMGIGIGVPLLLLVTVGNRFLPKPGAWMNLLKGIFGFLFLATALLMLRPVLDESLWVGLCGALLVVAAYSAWKQSDGFGRIAHLFGATSLLLGLWGSLLLIGAAGGSDDLFKPLQVFRASSSAVAAVQSGHDAFTTIKDPAALQRELDAAQAQGQWVLLDYYADWCVSCKVMEKQVFGKAKVLQALSDVRLLRLDVTADNAASRELLGRYKVPGPPSLLWIGTDGIERRSQRITGEVDADTFLQRWTTTRDAR, from the coding sequence ATGCGCCAGCTGTTTCTACTCGTCGCCCTGCTGTTTTCCGGCCTGACCCAGGCTGGCAGCAATCCGTTCGAGACAAAACCCGATTTTCTCCCCGTCGACAAAGCGTTCGTTTTCACTTCTGAACGCCTTGAGTCCGGCGAAACCCAGTTGTTCTGGCAGATTGCCGATGGCTATTACCTGTATCAGAAACGCTTGAAGTTCGACGGCTTGCCTGTCGACCAGCATCCCGCACTGCCCGAGGGTGAATCCCACAGCGATGAATTCTTCGGCGAACAGCAGGTTTATCGCCAAGGCCTTGAGCTGAAGATCCCGGCAGGCGCGACCGGCCAGATCAAGGTCGGCTTCCAGGGCTGTGCCGATGCCGGATTGTGTTATCCGCCACAAACCCAGGTCGTGGATCTGGGCGGTAAATCCCTGGCTGGCGCGGCAGGCGAAGCGCCGGACCAGGCCCTGGCCAGTAATTTGCAGCAACGCGCATTGGGTTGGAGCCTGTTGGTGTTCTTCGGGCTGGGCCTGCTGTTGGCGTTCACCCCGTGTTCGCTGCCGATGTTGCCCATTCTGGCCGGGTTGATCGTCGGCAGCGGCGCTACGCCGAGGCGCGGCGTGGCCCTGGCCAGCAGTTATGTGGTGAGCATGGCGTTGGTGTATGCGGCGATGGGCGTGTTGGCGGCCTCCCTCGGGGCGAACCTGCAAGCCTGGTTGCAAAACCCTTGGTTGCTGGGCAGTTTCGCAGCGATTTTCGTGCTGCTGGCATTGCCGATGTTCGGCTTCTTCGAGCTGCAACTGCCAATAGCCGTGCGTGACCGGCTGGAAAACGTTTCACGCAATCAGCGTGGTGGCAGCCTGGTCGGCGCCGGTGCGCTGGGCGCGTTGTCCGGTCTGCTGGTCGGCCCGTGCATGACCGCGCCCCTGGCCGGCGCGCTGCTCTATATCGCGCAGAGCGGCAACGCGCTACACGGTGGCTTGATTCTGTTTGCCATGGGCATCGGCATCGGTGTGCCGTTGTTGTTGCTGGTGACGGTCGGCAATCGCTTCCTGCCCAAACCTGGCGCCTGGATGAACTTGCTCAAGGGCATCTTCGGCTTCCTGTTCCTCGCCACGGCGTTGCTGATGCTGCGCCCGGTGCTGGATGAATCGCTGTGGGTTGGCTTGTGCGGTGCGTTGCTGGTGGTCGCGGCTTATAGCGCGTGGAAGCAGTCGGACGGTTTTGGCCGCATCGCTCACCTGTTCGGGGCCACCTCGCTCCTGCTGGGTTTGTGGGGCAGCCTGTTGCTGATCGGCGCGGCGGGGGGCAGTGATGATCTGTTCAAGCCGTTGCAGGTCTTTCGCGCTTCCAGCTCGGCCGTCGCCGCCGTGCAAAGCGGCCACGACGCCTTCACCACGATCAAGGACCCGGCGGCCCTGCAACGGGAACTCGACGCGGCGCAAGCGCAGGGCCAGTGGGTGCTGCTGGACTACTATGCCGACTGGTGTGTGTCGTGCAAGGTCATGGAAAAACAGGTGTTCGGCAAGGCTAAGGTACTGCAAGCCTTGAGTGACGTGCGCTTGCTCCGACTGGATGTCACCGCCGACAATGCCGCCAGCCGCGAACTGCTCGGCCGTTACAAGGTGCCAGGCCCACCGAGCCTTCTATGGATAGGCACCGACGGCATCGAGCGACGCAGCCAGCGCATCACCGGCGAGGTCGATGCCGACACTTTCCTGCAACGCTGGACCACCACCCGAGACGCCCGTTAA
- a CDS encoding TlpA disulfide reductase family protein, with the protein MLTFTLGTFAIALNHLLLISALVLATFVGWRVAKRGGENPESVLFGLFLIGMLAARIGFVAVYWTHYRSDPWQVIDLRDGGFLAWPGVIALVLATLYRGWRRPGLRRPLGFGVASGLAFWLLATFSLSIFEQGTRLPDISLRNSAGETVQLADYKGGPLVINLWATWCPPCRREMPVLEHAQQQRPDLTFLFVNQAESMQSVSTFLETQGLSLSNVLFDGGGRLGQAVGSMALPTTLFYSPDGRLLGSHLGELSQASLARALENFDSVPATSSRKLPCPASATC; encoded by the coding sequence ATGCTGACTTTTACCCTCGGCACCTTTGCCATCGCGCTTAACCATCTGCTGCTGATCAGTGCCTTGGTGCTGGCGACGTTCGTCGGCTGGCGAGTGGCCAAGCGCGGTGGCGAGAACCCCGAGTCGGTGCTGTTCGGCCTGTTCCTGATCGGCATGCTCGCGGCGCGGATCGGCTTCGTCGCCGTTTACTGGACGCACTATCGCAGTGATCCCTGGCAGGTCATCGACCTGCGCGACGGCGGTTTCCTCGCCTGGCCTGGGGTCATCGCGCTGGTGCTCGCCACGCTTTACCGTGGCTGGCGTCGCCCGGGCCTGCGCCGTCCACTGGGCTTCGGCGTCGCCAGCGGCCTGGCGTTCTGGTTGCTGGCGACCTTCTCGCTGAGCATTTTTGAACAGGGCACGCGCCTGCCGGACATCAGCCTGCGTAATTCCGCCGGTGAAACCGTGCAATTGGCGGACTACAAGGGCGGCCCGCTGGTGATCAATCTCTGGGCCACCTGGTGCCCGCCCTGCCGCCGGGAAATGCCGGTGCTGGAACACGCCCAGCAACAGCGCCCCGACCTGACCTTCCTGTTCGTCAATCAGGCCGAAAGCATGCAAAGCGTCAGCACGTTCCTGGAAACCCAGGGCCTGAGCCTGTCCAACGTGCTGTTCGACGGAGGCGGTCGCCTGGGCCAGGCCGTCGGCTCCATGGCATTGCCAACTACGCTGTTCTATAGCCCCGACGGTCGCCTGTTGGGCAGTCATCTGGGCGAGCTGTCGCAAGCCAGCCTGGCTCGCGCCCTGGAAAACTTCGATTCCGTACCTGCCACTTCTTCAAGGAAACTGCCATGCCCCGCCTCCGCCACCTGCTGA
- the dsbG gene encoding thiol:disulfide interchange protein DsbG — protein sequence MPRLRHLLTLSLGAALLHLPSVQAEELPEAIKKIEAKGAKIVGQFDAPDGLRGYAAQYQNRGMALYLTPDGKHVLLGNLYDAEGNDLSSAPLQKLVYAPMSKEVWAKMETSNWIADGKKDAPRIVYMFSDPNCPYCSMFWEQARPWVKAGKVQLRHIMVGIIREDSPGKSAALLAAKDPQKALYDHEAAGKSSSLKALKDVPPAIQAKLAANMKLMEDLELQATPAIFYMDDKGELQQQQGAPAPDKLVKILGPK from the coding sequence ATGCCCCGCCTCCGCCACCTGCTGACCCTGAGCCTGGGTGCCGCCCTGCTGCACCTGCCATCGGTGCAGGCCGAAGAGCTGCCCGAGGCGATCAAGAAGATCGAAGCCAAGGGCGCGAAAATCGTCGGTCAATTCGACGCCCCCGATGGCTTGCGCGGCTACGCGGCGCAATACCAGAACCGCGGCATGGCGCTGTACCTGACGCCTGATGGCAAGCACGTTTTGCTGGGCAATCTGTACGACGCCGAAGGCAATGACCTGAGCAGCGCGCCGTTGCAGAAACTGGTGTACGCGCCAATGTCCAAGGAAGTCTGGGCCAAGATGGAAACAAGCAACTGGATAGCCGACGGCAAGAAGGATGCACCACGGATCGTCTACATGTTCAGCGATCCGAACTGCCCTTACTGCAGCATGTTCTGGGAACAGGCGCGGCCATGGGTCAAGGCCGGCAAGGTACAGTTGCGGCACATCATGGTCGGGATCATTCGTGAGGACAGCCCGGGCAAATCCGCGGCGCTGCTCGCCGCCAAGGATCCGCAAAAGGCCCTGTACGACCACGAAGCCGCGGGCAAAAGCAGCTCGCTCAAGGCCTTGAAGGACGTGCCGCCGGCGATCCAGGCGAAACTCGCGGCGAATATGAAACTGATGGAAGACCTGGAGCTGCAAGCCACTCCGGCGATCTTCTACATGGATGACAAGGGCGAGTTGCAGCAACAGCAAGGGGCGCCGGCGCCGGACAAGCTGGTGAAGATTCTTGGGCCGAAATAG
- a CDS encoding alpha/beta fold hydrolase, translated as MPFVTIDGQPLHYIDQGTGPAVLLAGSYLWDQAMWAPQIAALSQQYRVIALDLWGHGESGPLPANTTSLNDIARQALALLDHLDIDCVTLVGLSVGGMWGVRLALSAPQRLNGLVLMDTYVGVEPEATRQYYFSLFKMIEESGVISEQLLDIVVPIFFRPGIDPQSALYQEFRAKLAALPPERLRESIVPMGRITFGRDDLLPCLGELDAATTLLMCGDQDKPRPPSETMEMAGLIGCPYVLVPEAGHISNLENPGFVTEALLEFLAQRTRETA; from the coding sequence ATGCCTTTCGTAACCATCGACGGCCAACCCCTCCACTACATCGATCAAGGCACCGGCCCGGCGGTCCTGCTGGCCGGCAGCTACCTGTGGGACCAGGCCATGTGGGCGCCGCAGATTGCCGCGTTGTCTCAACAATATCGGGTGATCGCCCTGGACCTCTGGGGCCATGGTGAATCCGGACCGCTGCCTGCCAACACAACCTCGCTAAATGACATCGCACGACAGGCCTTGGCCCTGCTCGATCATCTGGACATCGATTGCGTGACCCTGGTCGGCCTGTCGGTGGGTGGCATGTGGGGTGTGCGTCTGGCGCTGTCGGCACCACAACGGCTCAACGGTCTGGTGCTGATGGACACCTACGTCGGTGTCGAGCCGGAAGCGACTCGGCAATACTACTTTTCGCTGTTCAAGATGATTGAAGAATCCGGCGTCATTTCCGAGCAATTGCTGGATATCGTGGTGCCGATCTTCTTCCGTCCAGGCATCGATCCGCAGTCGGCGCTGTACCAGGAGTTTCGCGCCAAGCTCGCCGCGTTGCCGCCTGAGCGGTTGCGTGAAAGCATCGTGCCGATGGGGCGGATCACCTTTGGCCGGGATGATCTGTTGCCGTGTCTGGGCGAGTTGGATGCCGCAACCACGTTGTTGATGTGTGGCGATCAGGACAAGCCACGTCCGCCCAGCGAAACGATGGAAATGGCCGGGTTGATTGGATGCCCGTATGTGCTGGTGCCGGAGGCGGGGCATATTTCCAATCTGGAGAATCCGGGGTTTGTGACCGAGGCGCTGCTCGAGTTTTTAGCCCAGAGAACTCGGGAGACCGCGTAA